ATCTAGCAGAGCAGTGGCGGAGACTTCGTGTTCGAAATGAATTACCGCTTGGAAGGGGTTCACCGACACAATCGATACTCGAATGACCGGACCAAATGTGCTGAAGATTTCCCTAACAGCTCCAGCATTTGGGAAGTACATCGGATCCTATACACGAACGAGACGATTCAGACTAGAAGCTTCACATATTAAGACGGGACACCTACTAGGTTCTCTACGAGGACAGCACAATCATCCGAAAGCTCTCTTTTACTGGGAGCTGAGGGCGGATGAACCACTCGATTGGGCAAGGCACCAAACGCATCTGTCCATCAGCTTCATACTGGAGTATCATTACTTACTCGCCCCAAAGTTTTTCGAATCTCTCTGCACGAGCGCCCAAGAAATATCGATCTTGAATCCTCTACATGTGTCGTCAGCCATGAAAAAGATCTTCAAGCATTGTACATACTCAAGCCACGTTCCGTTCATGTTCTGCATGGCCTCGACCGCTTCCCTATGAGTAGACATGAGGATGAAGCCTCTATCATGACCTGTCAGCTCAGCGAACGGGATATTGACTTCGGACAGTCGTACCTCCTTCTGCCCATACCATCAAGCTGAGAAAGTAAAGTAGAGTGTTCCACCATCCCAAATTGGGAGAAAAGAGTCTTGAATTGGACCCTGCGGAGGTATTTATCAATCTGCAGGTGGTCTCCAGATAACTCTTACTGACTGTGTGAGATCTAGGGGTAATCCCATTACATATAGATTTCTTGGAAGGGGGCCTTGGGGATCGATGTGTCGATATCCGAGACCAGATACATCAGATCGTAGAGCTCTCGATAGAGAAGGTGGAGTAGGCGGAGCACGGATATCGACCGTGAACTGGGAACCACTCGACAGTTCGGGAGTCATCAAGCCCTGATTATTCGGAAGCGCAAGTGACGAAGGAGCTCTAGAAAGAGTGCTATCACAGGTCATATGAGCTGATAGCCTTTTCGAATTTGGTCCAATGACTCACATTCCGCTAGGTGCAAGAAGCTCTTTTAGGTTCATGCATCTTGCCACTTCAGCTTGGGATGCAACCCAAAGTTGAGCCCATTGGAGTGTAACCGATGATGTAgattgaggatgaagaagaacgcCGAGTACTCGAGCTAAGAGAATGTTGACATCTCGTGAGCACAGTGATCACACATTCGCCGTTCAGTAGTGCGATGAGGGAGGGCAAAGGTGGAAGAGGGTCAGGAGCAGAAAACTTCGTACTGACTAGTActtgagaagaaattgatcagATTCTCAGCTGTCACTAATGATTAATTTCTCAGTAGGTAAAAATGCGCTATGAAGTGAGGAGAAGCTTACCAGCGGGATTCAGACCGTAAAGTCTGATCTCAGACTCCGGTACTCTTGGAGTTTGATCTTCAGAAATCTCTTCGTTGGGATCAGTTCCCCCTTTACCTTCGCTCTCACCAGCAGTAAATGTATGCTTGTCAGAAGATGGAGGTGGTGAGGGTAAAGAAGTATCGTTATTAGTAGACATGATTATTAGTCtacaaaagatgaaatgaaatgataaacaAGTTTGATATACAATGAAATACTACACAAGTATGGTTTTTTCAAAGGTCTTACGACCTATGAAGAATGTTGAGCAGATTTGTGAATGGCAATAAGAATGGTTGGTTTTTATCcttgaatgaaatgaaaatttagaaagtaagaagaaaagaaaagaaagaatgaaaaagaggaaatcaAACGCgtgaattaattttatgatagatgattatatatacctttGAGTTATAGTATGAtacaatcatcaatatacCCTTGAGCGCACGGACACATTAATGTTATTCAACGCACAGACCCATTACTTGAACATTATATGTTTTGCATGACTATATACAATCTTATTTTTGACCCTATGTCAAAGTATTATATCTGAATAATCACCATCCGCCCACTGGTGGTACATTGTTCGTAGGTAATGGTGGTGGTTTAGCTAATGGTGGACCATGAGGATGTTCATGCATCTTCGAAGTCGTCATTGCCGAAGGTTGTAGAACTGATTTATATGACGGCACGATATCGTCTATGTATGTCGTAGCAGAAGAAGTAGGCGATGAGGAGATAATAGGTATGATAGGcgttgatgatgaattagatcGAGGTTTgtaaatcaagatgattatAAGACCTAATATACACAAGAAAAGGAATAATATACATTTACGTCGACCCGTATTTGCTTGATATctaaatatcattattcaGTACTCGATCTAAGTTTGAATACGAGATGTGAGACTAACCTTTGAGctactttcaattcttcttcagcacCTTTCAATTCCCTAGCGGTCATTTGAACATTATACTCAACACTATCCAGCACAGTCCCTTGTTCCACCACCAAATTACCCAGATCCCTAAATAAGTCGGCTAGTTCAGATATCGATGAAGCGATTTGAGTGATTTCATTTGAACGCTGCTGTATATCTATATCTATTGCTGATGTGGATTGTTGCTGACTCTGCGATTGCATCTGATTATGTGACTGTCATATCATAGTCACACATCAGTACCCTTTCAAAAAGACTTAAAGACCTCATTGTATGTCTTTCTAGATATCTTTCACACTGATAATATCCCAAACCTTTATACTTACAGcttgttcatcttcctctaaTTCATCCAAAAGATCAACCCCTTTCAGCGTTATAGCTCCTGAAGCCACCATCAAATCTTTATTTTTGATAGCATGACCTTGCAATTCTAGTGAGAAACAAAATCAGCTCATTTGAAACTTTTGAGATCATTGGATAGTGTAGAAAAAAGCTTACTTTGCATATACACACGTTGTTTCTTCCTGAACATCCCCGATAAATCTTGTACTTTTTGAGCTAAACCCCTCTGTACATTCTTAGCAGTCGTAATCTCCACTCTTGTAGCTCGATTTGTAGGCTGAACTGAAGATATCAACGAAGTACACCGTCTAAAGTCCTACAACCCTCAATAGAATCAGTCAGTCATTCTGATTTGAGATATCCATATAAAAAGCGCTTACCCTCGTTATATCTGATGTCTGCCTTTcaatttccctttcttcaGCCGTACGATCAGTGAAACCAGGTAATACATGTTTAGCATGTAATTTATCCAAGACCGAAACTATCTTAATCCATCAGCCAAATACATTTATCTCGATTATGACAAGACTGACTCTTTATTTTAGCTCTTGATAggatttcttcaacttcatcgCTTATATCGACCCTAGCATAACAATTTATAAATACTACCTTCGCTTGTTATGTCAGAGGTAAAGCAATAGCTTACCACTTTGGAGGTAGACCTTTTCCAGGTATAGTAGAAGAATTACCTATTAAACcaatttgttcttcatcatctcctaTATCAATCGTATCTCCATATTGTCTATCTGATTTCCTGACTTTACTACTATatgtagaagatgaatctcTAACACTAAGGTAGAATAAAGTTCGAGATCTTGTAATCGGTCCATCAGGAGTAGATTTGGAGTATGGGTTAAAAGAGCTTGAAGGTGCGAAAGATAGATTTGGGatattagatgatgatgaaccTGGAGTAATTGGTAAATATGGGTTTGACATTTCTTTTACTATTTCGTGCCCATTAGGGCAATGAGTGACGCCTATTTATATGGAATTCTGGTTGAATCTACTGTATATCTCTTTGAGTCGTCGCCAGCTGTGGTTTGCGGTAGGAAATCTCACAAGTCCTCcttcaataattcatttacaCCAATCCCGAGATTAACTTATAACTTCAGGCTATATTAACTTGGCAACAACAATTCACAACGTGGCATGGCACGCGTATCGATCTACCATATTGACGTCAGTCACGTGATAAGCATGACGACACCTAAGCTATACCATCACCTTGAATCCAAGTTACTTAATCttcattgaaattataCATAGGACCTGTTAGAATAAGAAGCACAAGGTTATACTCCATCTATTATCCCTTTAGCGCACGCAAAGAGATCGAGCTCGGGGCAAGATGAATCACGGATATGATGATTCAGACGGTGAGctcaattcaattgatatcaGATCTTGCCACTGGAGTTAATCTGTTTAATAGAGGAATACGATTATGCAACTCCTCCAATTTTAGGAGGAGCAAGAGGTGGTGGTGTAAATGCTGGTCCAAGTGCGCTTttaaatcagcttatgGGTGGAATGGGTGGTATGGGAAGATATCAATTCAGAGCACCGCCTCCCTCGTTAGTTTTCCTAGATTTTATACCATTCAACCTAGGCTAATGTCGATTCTGATGACCGAATAGAGCATACGATGAATATTATAAAGCTTACTCTGTGGCCGTAATGGGTGGGAGGGAACGTCCGGAATTGATGTATGGAGGAAAGAGTAAGCTGTGTCTGGCTGAGAGGCCATGCAATAGCTGATAAGGTTTTGAAATCAGTCATCATGCCGCCCTCAGCTCTGGCTAAACTATGTATGTTTAATTCATATAATACCTCTATGAGATTTCTCAACACTACAGCGCAGGGTAATACTAATAGCTGTTCGAATAGCCGCGCTCGACATCCCCTCTCCATGGACATTTCAACTTCGTAATCCTCGAAATCCAACGGTGCACCAAACTCACGCTGGTGTGTTGGAGTTCATAGCTGATGAAGGGATAGTACATCTACCTGCATGGGTAAGTCGGAAGATCACTTTTCAAGCTGTCCTGCCATGTTGGTGCACTGACCATATTTTTGGTatgtagatgatgaagacgcTCAATTTAACAGAAGGGGAACCGATCAGATTAACGGGCGCTAAATTGCCAAAAGGAAAGATGGTAAAGATTCAAGCTCAATCAACGGACTTTTTACAAGTTTCCGATGCGAAAGCAGTGTGAGTCTCATAGCCCAAGAATTCCGGCTTAGGCGACCGTCAGAGAGATTAAGACAAACAAGAGCTGATATATAGATATGTCATTCTAGTCTTGAATCAGCACTTAGATTTTACTCTGTACTCACCAAAAATGACATAATCGAAATCACTTACAATTCCTTAACATTCGAATTTCTCATCATGGAGACCTATGCTGTGTCTGGAGAAACTTCATCTGGTGGAATAAGTGTCATTGATACAGACTTGGAGGTGGATTTCGAAACTCCAGTAGGATACGTTGAACCTCCTCGACCTGCTCCCGCACCTATCCCAACGATGGCAGATAAACTCAAGATCGATCTCAGTGAAACTCATACTGTATCAGCTGGCTCCAGTAGACCAGGTACAAGTCTATCCAATAGATCAGGAGGGGAATCTAGCGGACCTAAGGAAAGCTTCACGGGTGTTGGGCAAAGTTTGAGTGGCAAGAAAGTAAAAGGGAAAGGATTGGCTAAAAAGATTGAGCAGGTTGATGAGAGTAGTAAGATTAACCGTAAtgagtgagtttttttaCCCTAAATTCTTGAACCCTGGCTCTTTATTAGAATCGAAATTAAAAGCAGAAAATCctaattcatatttttaTCTGATAGTGGTCCAAGGATAATTACTCCTGAATCTTTAGCAGATGATGGTCGAAAAATACCAGCTGCATTAAAATTAGAACAAggtaaattctttttcggtttcaaatatattgaatttgatccttcaaAAGTTCCAAAACCTAAATCTGAAGAAACGACTGCAAATGGAGAAGGAAATACATTACAACCATTTGGAGGATCTGGTCAAACACTTAAAAAACCACCACCAAAAGGAGCTAGATCACCTTTCCGACaaccttctcctcctccttcttcttcttccccttcaaaaggtaaagagaaatcagaagaaaatgaaatagaAGATAAATGGTCGAAATTAGGTAATGGAAATActttatcaacatcaaataaaaaacaaaaattagatattaaagaacaagaaaaatcaagaCAAGATATAATTGATGCTACGATgttagatgaagatgatttcatgtttgatgaaggagatggaactgatgatgatgtaattgaaattgattcgGATTAATCTATTCATCTTATAAATCTTTTGTATAGATTGAAAATCTGGAACcgatttgaattttgagcGGGTATTAGTAAGACTCGAAGATGAACTTAAGTGGAAATCCATTATTATAATCATTTAGATTGTATATTAAAATCAGCATGATGTATActtaatttcaaatttggcAAAGGTGAACAATCGCTAATAGGTCTACAATGTCAACCCTGAGAAACATTGTCAAGGCATGAGAGTAATTCATTTCGCTAATCCCAAGTTTGAGTGCTGTCGCGTGCGTAGTGCATTAAATTAAGCTCGAGGATAACATGACCCGTCCTTATTATACGCTAAGCAGGTTCACAAGAAGATTGTATTTCTACCATTCGAAACCCAAGTGTCAGAATCTCGCAACGAATTGACCTAATCTGAATAACGCTTTAAGGCGCAAAAACTGTGAAAGTGTGCCATATACATATGCGATTCatgatttttgttttcgTTGACATGTATTTGTTTATATACAGGACATATTGTTTGTTTCCAAAACTCGACACTATTTTTATTAAGCTCTTTTCAATCATCTTATCAATAATCTATGTTTTGCAATTTAACATATTTAATGACAATCTTTCCAAATTCTTTAGATTCCCATCTTGAAGacattttcactttcacttctttattttctatttaatctttcttcataAGCTTTCCATCCAGCTTGTCTATAAcgttcagcttcatctttaatagctttttcatcaccttcaattccATAAATTCCTCTTCCAACAATTATAATATCAGATCCAGATTCAAAAATACATTCATATGGAGTTCTATATTGTTGTCCTAAAGAATCACCTTTTAAAGATAATCCAACACCTGgagataaaattaaataatcttctccttttttaattaattcaattttatcaattctaTTTTGTGCAATAAAACCAATTACAAATTCTCTATTTAAATCTGTTTCTTTTACCATTTTAAAAGTTTTTTCTGTATATTCATTTATTGCTAAAGAACCTTTTGATGACATTTCTgctaataataataatcctCTACCTAATGgttttccaatttttgataatcctGAAATTATTCCTGGACCAGGTACTGAATGTGCATTTGTAAGATCTGACcatgatgatattttatgTATACCAGATGAATATTGAAGTGATACGGTATTTCCTATgacaatcaatcaattagTTAATTATTTCTTTCTCTATGAATGTCAAAATTCgatataatttcaaatcatgGTTTTCGTATCAAggggttttttttttcccaGAATATATCAAGCAAcacaatcaaaattttgaaatcaataataaCGTACTCACCTATATCGGCGAATTTCCTATCTTCAAAAATAAcaaaatctaattcttttgataatttgacaAGTTCTTCTGTAAATTCATGTGTGAAATCTTCGAAAATATCAACATGTGTctaaaaaatgaataaaaaCATAattagttttttttttttttcttctttatattattttgaGAGATacaatttaatttttttcaaacTCACTTTTACCATACAAACACTTGCTCCAACTCTTTTTATAACTTTTAAAGCTTCTGAAGCGGTTGTTACATCAACAGATACAGCTAAATTAGTTTTTTTTCTATTCATAATTTCAAGTATTTTAATAGCTGTTGGATTTGTATgtaatttaattctttcacCATAAGGTATTAAAGTTGTTGGATGAGGTGacattttgaaattatgatttcctttttttaaattatatatcttcaaataattaaataagaattaaatcaaaaagtaAACTGATTGAAAAGAGTATAAGAGATTGATATAATGAAATTCTTTCCTTAAGtttatatacctttcttTAAGAAACGGTCGCACTATGATGATAACTTCACAAAAGGTAGAAGCTTTGATAAAATGACTTAAAGAGTGTAATAGTATGTAGTTAATCTAAATATCGAGCTTTGTCCTTTTTATTTggataaatataaattaaaaatgttaaaatGACTTTGTAAATCCACTTTAACCGGATCACAAGGTCACGGTTACTACGATTGTCTCCTTGACGATAACTTGCTATTAATCTCAAAAATACCTCCGAAAAAGGGTTCAGTGGCATTTCCCAAAGTAATCTATAACATAGCATGATAAACACGTTTTGGGGTATTATTATAGATCgagtagtagtagtaatCCACTAGCCAAAAAAAGGCTGAATGACATGCACATCCTAAAatgagaaagaggaagaggatttTTTTCGGTATCATACTTGTCACGAAGAACGAAGTAAAAGGATGTAGAAAAGTTATTACCTTTCTCTTATTTCGACTGAATGATCGACCGTGTTCTCCCATCAGATAATTATCACCGATtttcaagttcaagttCTCAAAAACCTATCGGACCCGACAAACGGATCAATCATTTACAGAACAAAGATCACTTTGTGGTTGATGGACGATCACAATCCAATCTTATTTGCCGAGAAGCAAAGTTATATATCGATAATGCAACCTGAAGACGTAATTGAGACTTTCGGGCGTTTCATTAAAACTCTGACATATGCTATTGATGTACaacaattttaaaaatacCAATTTGGGTGTGAAGACTTATATAAAAGGTATCGTGATCTAACATTTTACTCTACTAATTTATACCTCAAGCCTTTTCAATCCAAAAGAATTGCCTTCTTTTGTATTCgtttctttaatttttcGCTTCTCGTCAGCTTCGATCGTAGCATTTGCACGAGCGGTACCAACTTTTTCCACCAGAAGATTGACCAAATGTTTAATTCCAAGATTATATTTCCCACTCAAAGTCACTATATCACTTTTCTCCCCTATCGCCTCCCTAATTTCCTTTATTCGGTCTTTACcaatttgttcttcaacttgatccGCTTTATTAAGTACAATGATATTCGCTCTATCACTTAATCCAGCTTTATAACTTTCCAACTCATTTTTCAATGTCAAAAGATCATTTATTGGGgaatcttttgataaatccaATACGTAAACTAAAACAGGTGATCTTTCTATTGATCTTAAAAATGAATGTCCTAATCCAACATTCTCAGAAGCTTGGGGTAAAAGTCCTGGATTATCTGATAATGTAAATCGAATCTTTTCCACATTATCATTCCTACCTCCTCCAACCTTATTTCTAATATCGGGAAACTCTTCACCTAAAGTTCTActtaaatcttcaatttctctttctaataaactttcttgaatttctaCTCCATCATTTAATTCTCCAGACcatttaccattttcaaatacTCTTACAACACCAATTTGAGGATTTAAAGTtgtaaattgataatttgcAATTTCTGCTTTTTTACCAGTTAATCCTCTAAGTAAAGTAGATTTTCCAACATTTGGTAATCCAACTAAACCTACATCAgctaataattttaattcaaattcaaatgttTGAATAGGTGGTAAAAAACCTCTTGATGCTATACGTggtgaattaaaaaaaggatttcctaatccacctaatccaccttttgaaattaaaattggtTCTTTGATAGGTTCATTTATATCTAATTCTATTGGTGGTTCTTGATCAAAAGTAGGAGTTAAAACTTTCCatctaccttctttttttaataaaatttcgGCATCTTTATATTCTTGAAATGAAACTTCTCCTCCTGCAGAAGGATGTGAAATGATCcatcttttccattttctcatttttaattcatcttccgttaaatctaattcttcttcttctctaattgttctttcttcttcaccttctctaCGAATTTCTTTTACAATTGTACCAACTGGTACAGTTATCATAACATCCTGTCCCCTTTTACCGTGTTTATGAGCACCAGATCCACTAGACCCTTGACCACCTATCACTCGTTTCTTCAATGTTGTCAAGGATGAAAGAGATGGTGAAGTTGTAAGATAAACTGATCCTCCAGATCCGCCGTTACCTCCACAAGGAGCTGAAGGACCTGCACCTTTAAGTGTAGCTTGTAAAGCAGCCGCTCCGGATCCTCCTTTACCGCCTCGAACGGTCACCAGTATATGATCAACGAACGTATTACCCTATATTACATCAGATGGAGAGGTCACTATCATTTCCGTTTCACTCGCTATATTAACTCACATACTGCCTACGCTTTGAATCGGCTTTCCTCTTTCTGCGTTTCAACTCTCCAACTATATCGGTAAATGACTCGGAATAATCGGTATCCTCATCGTGATTTGACAGTGCGGTCGAGTAGCCTCGAGATACTACAACCGCAGCTAAAGGACTAGCAATGGACTTGTGACATCTTGGACATGCACTCCGTAGTGTAGGTAGCATTGATATGTTCATGATCGCATGTCTAGAAGTATAACCTTCTTTCTGaacatttcatcattcatatatatcaaaagtATGTAAGATGATCCACCTCCACCctattatcatttattattgatttgggataaaatgatataaaagTTGATTAAAAGATATTCAAGTGATTGACGGCTATTTTGTTATATTGTTTATTTCGGCAAGTTGCATTGTAGGAACGGAATCAATTTCTCCGGGTCGATGTTTCCTCTGGGGCATTTCTATGGCAAAGTTATtataataaatataaaatcatcaacatttaTCATATACCTATATCATACATTCTCCCTTTTTCCTAAAATAGTTAGTACTGGATTGCAAGATGGCTTCCAGAGCAGCAGTCTCAAAGGTTCTTAGACCAGCTTCCGTTTCAGCTAGAGCATTATCAAGTTCAACAACGGCAACTTCTTCAGTAGCTAATAAATTAGTTGGTCGAAATGCTCTTCTTACCACTCCTTTAGCTAGAGTATCAAGATCTGAACCTAAATGGTTAGTTGGTGCTGAGCAAAGAAGATTAGCAAGTAGTGATGAAGGTGTCACTCAAATGGTATGTTCCTATTTCCAATCAACCGTCAATCTACTCAAGAAGCCCACAACGATGAGATCAATTTAAGCGAGATCAATAAAGTATCATGACTTAAAGGCATAAGAGCTAATTTCAAATTGCTTAACCACAGACCGTCAGAGAAGCTCTCAATTCTGctatggaagaagagatgaaCAGGGATGAGACTGTATTCGTGATGGGTGAAGAAGTAGCTAGATATAACGGTGCTTACAAAATCACCAAGGGTTTATTGGATAAGTTCGGAGAAGATCGAGTTATCGATGTGAGTGGATTTTGTGATCTGATAAATCTCAAATGCATTCAGAACATCCAGAAAGTCACCCTTGACGGGCTTTCTGCATACGATCACATTATCATACTTGCTCATACTGATCGTTCGCTAATTTCTTCGAAATAGACTCCTATCACCGAATCTGGTTTCGCCGGTATGGCTGTCGGTGCTGCTTTAGCAGGTCTCCGACCTGTCTGTGAATTCAGTGAGTAGCTTTCCACTTCGTCCTTTGTTGTCAGCATGTATACTTTGTATGACTGATTGACCACGCTCAACCTCGTAGTGACATGGAACTTCGCGATGCAAGCCATTGATCAAATCGTGAACTCTGGTGGTAAAACCTATTACATGTCCGGAGGAAACGTCCCATGTCCAGTCACCTTCAGAGGTCCAAACGGTGCTGCTGCTGGTGTAGGTGCTCAACATTCTCAAGATTACTCAGCTTGGTACGGTTCAGTACCAGGTTTGAAGGTCATCTCACCTTGGTCCGCTGCCGATTGTAGGGGTTTGTTGAAGGCTGCCATTAGGGATCCTAACCCAGTGAGTGGAACCCCTCGATGTAATTTTCGAGGTAGCCACTTTCTCACAAACGGTCTCGTCTTGGAATTGTACTGATGCTTCTCCTGGTATTAGGTATGTTTCCTTGAGAACGAATTATTATACGGTGTTTCTTTCCCAATCACCAAAGAGGA
The window above is part of the Kwoniella pini CBS 10737 chromosome 11, complete sequence genome. Proteins encoded here:
- a CDS encoding orotidine 5'-phosphate decarboxylase, with product MSPHPTTLIPYGERIKLHTNPTAIKILEIMNRKKTNLAVSVDVTTASEALKVIKRVGASVCMVKTHVDIFEDFTHEFTEELVKLSKELDFVIFEDRKFADIGNTVSLQYSSGIHKISSWSDLTNAHSVPGPGIISGLSKIGKPLGRGLLLLAEMSSKGSLAINEYTEKTFKMVKETDLNREFVIGFIAQNRIDKIELIKKGEDYLILSPGVGLSLKGDSLGQQYRTPYECIFESGSDIIIVGRGIYGIEGDEKAIKDEAERYRQAGWKAYEERLNRK